Proteins found in one Nostoc sp. NIES-3756 genomic segment:
- the yidC gene encoding membrane protein insertase YidC, whose protein sequence is MDFGIGFLSNNVMLPIIDFFYSVVPSYGLAIVALTLIIRFALYPLSAGQIRNMRKMRIVQPLMQKRMAEIKERYKDDPQKQQEEMMNVQKEFGNPLAGCLPLLLQMPVLLALFATLRGSPFAGVNYSVNLQIFPSEQIERIQPQAFATSPQNIYIADGEHTKVTAILPSGNKLAVGEKTKIQYQTLEGKPFSVLLAEHPDSKLYPEWKVTKGEDRIKIDAEGNIEALQPGDVTIQGTIPGLAADKGFLFIDALGRVGAIDPDNTVHWDIVAMIVFFGISLYVSQVLSGQNSSGGNPQQDTVNKITPVIFSGMFLFFPLPAGVLMYMVIGNVFQTLQTYILSREPLPEELQKIVETQDKQAVAEQKTLPFEPKSSKKKTTG, encoded by the coding sequence ATGGATTTTGGTATCGGGTTTCTCTCGAACAACGTAATGTTGCCGATCATAGACTTTTTCTATAGCGTAGTGCCGAGCTATGGATTGGCGATCGTTGCTTTAACATTGATAATCCGCTTCGCGCTCTATCCCCTGAGTGCTGGTCAAATTCGCAATATGCGGAAAATGCGAATTGTGCAACCTCTGATGCAAAAGCGGATGGCAGAAATTAAAGAGCGCTACAAAGACGATCCGCAGAAGCAGCAAGAAGAAATGATGAACGTGCAGAAGGAGTTTGGCAACCCCTTAGCCGGATGTTTACCATTACTGCTGCAAATGCCAGTTCTGTTGGCGCTGTTTGCCACTTTACGGGGTTCACCTTTTGCTGGGGTTAACTACTCCGTTAACCTGCAAATCTTCCCCTCCGAACAAATCGAACGCATTCAACCCCAAGCTTTCGCCACTTCTCCGCAAAATATTTACATTGCCGATGGAGAACATACCAAAGTTACAGCCATCCTCCCTAGTGGTAATAAGTTAGCTGTAGGCGAAAAAACTAAAATTCAATATCAGACTCTAGAAGGTAAACCATTCTCAGTCCTCCTAGCAGAACACCCAGACAGTAAACTTTATCCTGAATGGAAAGTTACCAAGGGTGAAGACAGAATTAAAATTGACGCTGAGGGCAATATAGAAGCCTTACAGCCCGGTGATGTCACCATTCAAGGGACAATCCCTGGTTTAGCCGCAGATAAAGGCTTCTTGTTCATTGATGCCTTGGGTAGAGTAGGCGCGATTGATCCCGATAACACAGTCCACTGGGATATTGTTGCAATGATTGTCTTCTTTGGTATCAGCCTTTACGTTAGCCAAGTGCTTTCCGGGCAGAACTCAAGTGGTGGCAATCCTCAACAGGATACGGTCAACAAAATCACTCCTGTCATCTTTTCCGGAATGTTTTTGTTCTTCCCCCTACCAGCTGGTGTACTCATGTACATGGTAATTGGTAACGTCTTCCAGACCTTACAAACCTATATCCTCTCCCGTGAACCTTTACCCGAGGAACTACAAAAGATTGTAGAAACTCAGGACAAACAAGCGGTGGCTGAACAAAAGACATTACCTTTTGAGCCAAAAAGTTCCAAGAAAAAGACTACAGGTTGA
- a CDS encoding Jag family protein: protein MSNSPMQRGQQWLKSLLLLTGISVEIQGSLETPQSHDDDSHQTDGYWLTIDETNLTPEQIRTLIGADGSVLDAIQYLANSTLNINQPQEGQASYTVELNGYRVKRQAEIQEIAQTVAEQVRSTGQEVEIKSLSSAERRLVHTFLEDFGDLETFSRGKEPHRHLVVRPAVDDEGLELRE from the coding sequence ATGAGCAACAGTCCCATGCAGCGAGGTCAGCAGTGGCTAAAATCACTGCTGCTACTCACTGGGATATCAGTTGAGATTCAAGGTAGTTTAGAAACTCCCCAATCTCACGATGATGATTCCCACCAAACAGACGGTTATTGGTTGACAATTGATGAAACCAATTTAACCCCAGAGCAAATTCGCACTCTCATAGGTGCTGATGGTTCTGTATTAGATGCTATTCAATATTTAGCTAATTCTACTCTTAACATCAACCAACCCCAGGAAGGGCAAGCTTCCTATACTGTGGAGTTGAACGGTTATCGAGTCAAAAGACAAGCAGAAATTCAGGAAATAGCCCAAACAGTCGCGGAACAAGTACGTTCTACAGGGCAAGAAGTGGAAATTAAATCACTCAGTTCTGCGGAACGGCGTTTAGTGCATACTTTCTTGGAGGACTTTGGTGATTTAGAAACCTTTAGCCGTGGTAAAGAACCCCATCGCCATTTAGTTGTTCGTCCGGCTGTGGATGATGAAGGGCTAGAGCTTAGAGAATAG
- a CDS encoding YceD family protein — protein sequence MDAIFIPQLTKAPERTEEVQVNEFLPGLETLTPVRGRVCVQHQGNYLQVSAQVETIITCTCNRCLQQYNHRLAVDTQEVIWLDDAVEQEQDLPLEREVAMEDLVETLSPNGYFYPSEWLYEQMCLATPQRQLCDINCPGILANDSTESSDQAIDKRWAGLNALKKQLPG from the coding sequence ATGGACGCAATCTTTATTCCGCAGCTAACTAAAGCCCCGGAGCGGACAGAGGAAGTTCAAGTTAATGAGTTTTTGCCAGGACTAGAAACATTGACACCAGTACGCGGTCGTGTCTGCGTACAGCATCAGGGTAATTACTTGCAAGTTTCGGCTCAGGTAGAAACAATTATTACTTGTACCTGCAATCGCTGCTTACAGCAGTATAATCACCGCTTGGCGGTGGATACTCAGGAAGTTATCTGGTTAGATGATGCTGTTGAGCAAGAGCAAGACTTGCCTTTAGAACGGGAAGTGGCTATGGAGGATTTGGTAGAAACCTTATCCCCTAATGGCTATTTTTATCCCAGTGAATGGTTGTATGAACAAATGTGTTTAGCTACACCCCAGCGTCAACTGTGTGATATCAATTGTCCAGGTATTTTAGCTAATGACAGTACTGAAAGTTCAGACCAAGCAATTGATAAGCGTTGGGCTGGGTTAAATGCGTTGAAAAAGCAATTACCTGGATAA